The DNA segment cATATAATAGTCTCAAAATTtttaactgttgaacttttaAACTCTTTGAAAAAGAAagtaagcaagaaataaaagagaaagtatGTAATCTTAAGATATGGGGAAAATAAAGATGgtgactttaaaaaaaaataagaaagagagtGTAAAAATTTACAACTATTCGTatatcccataataataataattctaatATTGACGGTTTATTCATAAATGTAACAAATTTATCTTTCCTTTTATatgaaaaaatttatttttctactAAAAGTACTCACTATTTGTTTTTAGGGAAAATACcggctatgtccatttataagtagtttattataaaaattagtcaatttataaaatattactaatattagccaattagctatttgtagcaaaaaaaaaaaagtcaagtttttgctttcttttgagtgggtgttattagaatagattgagtacttcttaaggagcttgaatctcagtttgggatgatttggtggagttttgaggtgatttgaattgaaaattcgaaataGAAGATAAACATGAAAAAATGATGTGTATCAAATGTGTGTATCACTTGTGTATTagatatgtatcatatttgtatcaaatgtgtatcacatgtatatccatgtataccttcGTGTgagatacatgtgtcgcagaagaacTTTATGAACTCGATTTTAACAACGATTTTTCATATTAATTCAGTCCAAATGACctccaatctttctcaaattttgtatattgactcatctatatgttttcaatgaatctcAACCATACCTATTGAAAAAAGTCTTTTTTtccttagatttttggaatcttgtatatatatatttttatattttatcaccttatttgctacctcatttatgaaatttcctttccgtcttgcatctaatgttgctaatcaccTTAAAAATATGGTAGGAGATCTTTgtgtgtgattcttggagagaaagaaccttatttctttgatttttaatTCTTATATGTGCTTGACTAATTTTGATAAGTCTATAATTAATGGCTAAAGGTCGGTAAGTTGGAACTTTTTTGAGACATTTATGCAAGATTCCCTTTTTTAAAGAAAACCTATATATCTTTTATTGCCGAAAAATGGGGCCCCAATTTTGGGGGCCAAGTGCCTTACTTGCCAGCATTGTGCGACCTCTAAAGTGTTTTAATTGTCCCTTTTGTCGATTTTGTATTCTAAATCCAAAGTTTCCCTATTAATCTGTTATTGCTTCCGTCATATGATGATTAAAATATAATGGGAAGAGAAACCCGAAAAATTATATGAAAATTGAAATCTTTAGGTCGAAAAAAAATAAACCATCACATGAATATATTACATTGCTTTATGCTAATGATCATGCCAGAATTACAATTTAATATCAACAAGAATGTGGTCTTTTGATGCAATATTAGATGACAAATAAACTACTGTCCAATAAAAGAACAACAGCAAGCCGCACAATGCAATTTTGTAGTTGGTTTGGCATAGATACATATATTAAATTGTCATAATGTAAAGGAGGCAAACTAAAGAAATGCCTTGTAAAGAAAGCAGCCTAAACTATAAGTTTAAAGATTAGCAGATCATGATGTAATGAAGCATCTAGTGTCCCCAAAAGAAGACATTCTCTAGGTAAAATGTTATTTTAGATCAAGAATGTGACGCTCATCATCAAGAAATGTCCCTATGACAAGAAAAATAGATCACTTAAATCTTCCATGACTTGCTTTTCttgttctattttttatttttgtggcTCATCTTTCTGGAAAGGCTTATAGTTGAAGCAAATATTAATGGTGGTGTCCATACTAGTCACCTAATAACACTCTGGCATGCTCCAAAAGGTCTAAGCTGTCCTCTAAAGCTTCTTAGCTATTAGCATGTGAATATCTCTGTTGTCATCATCACCATGGTATTGATGTTTTTTGGACCATAATTTTTCACTTTGTACATACTATAATCTTTGCACTTGTCTCTGGAAAACACAAAAAAAGAGAATCTGAATCACATTTTTAATGCAGGAGTTGGATAGTTAGAGTATGGTAAATGAGATGGGGAACACAAAGTCATCAGGTAAAACAGAAGAGCTTTGAAGttcaagattgttattattcCTTTTGAATTTCAAGAATCTGTTTGTTTGATGTGTTTCATGATTGATGTCACAGAAGCAGAGAATGCTGCAGTTGACGCTCAACAAAAAGGAGAAGCTGCTGGCAATGAAAATGGTGTTAAAGAAGAAAACAACGTAATTTCTGAAGGTGAAAGTAAAGATTATCATGAGAAAGCTGCAGCTTTGCCTACTTATGACCTTGAGAACTTTGAAGATGGCAAAGCAGGTTATTTTCACTGAAGTTTCTTGGTTATGGAATTAGCTTCTCTTCTGTAGTAGTATTTGTTTTATGGTAGTTGTCTTTTACTTAGAGAACGTCGTTCAAATCTCTAATGCAGATGAATATAAGAGAGAGACACAGCATAAGCATCCTTTTCCATGTACAGGATTTCAAACAGCTGCAAATGATTTAGTGAGTGAAATCACTAATATTGAAACACATAATTTTGATCAACCTCTGGAGTCAGTTTTGGAGGGGAAGGATGATCCTCATGACCAACCATGTAACCAGAAAGGTCAGTAACTTCCCCTGTCATCTTAGAACCTAATTATATTATACCCTTAGCTATATTTAATCTGCTTGTGCATTCAATCAAACAAAACTTAATTAGTTTTTGATTGTAACTTATGTTTGATAGTGGAAAAGATAACTATATTCTTATGCATGTTCCCCCTCCTTTCGTTATACTCTTTCGCGATTATATAACTAGgacatatacaaaatatataattgtatatatagagagagataaGTAATCCAGAAAAATAAAACCCTTTGGAATTTCTTTCTAAATGGTAAAACTTACAACAGGTGAGGCAGAAGGAAGTTTACCTCATGATGAAGTTTTAAATACTGATCCAGGTGAATCCTCAAGTGTTGCCAATGAGACAGTAGAAGAATGCATCATATCATCATCACTTGAGGAACAAGAAACAACAAAGAATGGAAGATCAGACCAAAATGAAGATAAAACTCAGCTGATCAACTCTGAACTTGCACTTGCAGATAAGGGAATTGTTTCTGATACTGATGATCAAAGAGACGATTCCTTGGTGAGAGAAATGGCTGCCTCAGCAGATGGATCAAATGAGGAAAAACATGAGCTTATGAGTGCTGAAAATCAGGTTGAAAATGGTTTCTCAAATGGAGGTGATTGGGATGAAATTCCTAAAGTGGAGTCCAGTCAAATCGATGCTACAGTTTCACTGTTGACAGATATTCCACTGAGTACTCCATCGAGTTCGTTGGCAGCAGTTATTGAGCCAGAAGACAAATGTGCGGTTCATACTCCAGAGAGTAAATTGATATCAAACGAATCGGATAATGCTGTAAAGGAATGCGATCTGAAGAAAACTGAGTCATGTATGCAGGCAGTGCATGAAATGCAGATTGACAACGTAGCTTCTTCGATTGAATCACACCCCAAAGAGGCTACAGAGGAAAATCTATCAGGAAACAACACTAGTACTGATATTGTAATGGATTATTCAATTAAGGAGGATGACATAAACGTTCGACCTGATATTCTTCATTATGATCACACGCCACCAGTAGAAATGGGACTGCACCCTACAAAATTCTTTGGAACAGCTACTAA comes from the Nicotiana tabacum cultivar K326 chromosome 14, ASM71507v2, whole genome shotgun sequence genome and includes:
- the LOC107831204 gene encoding uncharacterized protein LOC107831204 isoform X3, whose amino-acid sequence is MVNEMGNTKSSEAENAAVDAQQKGEAAGNENGVKEENNVISEGESKDYHEKAAALPTYDLENFEDGKADEYKRETQHKHPFPCTGFQTAANDLVSEITNIETHNFDQPLESVLEGKDDPHDQPCNQKDKGIVSDTDDQRDDSLVREMAASADGSNEEKHELMSAENQVENGFSNGGDWDEIPKVESSQIDATVSLLTDIPLSTPSSSLAAVIEPEDKCAVHTPESKLISNESDNAVKECDLKKTESCMQAVHEMQIDNVASSIESHPKEATEENLSGNNTSTDIVMDYSIKEDDINVRPDILHYDHTPPVEMGLHPTKFFGTATNHEEESSTENGLLYKAKGGVEKYSRKEIMEKCILQLGSSKLENGVDIAYAEGRMQGFESVEDKKECNAALTEQNSCEFVITEDSGVFELKTSEKGITKIAAFPESGIAQNVQPSLEALAFSNEKCADDQMVPSFHDETLSKATESIGRLSLESIPDKSNDGIELRKSPSFDFGVPFHRRSLESDQTPLLCPEKIPTRSSSVSSNAKFSNSLDYGSVAVEEKTIRMERSDSEAPLLGLLKNGENGDPKVTPETQQNHVAVMKGEELQTSQAKETSLTSPKGSGKRRARPSFFSTCICCTAATHY
- the LOC107831204 gene encoding uncharacterized protein LOC107831204 isoform X1, encoding MVNEMGNTKSSEAENAAVDAQQKGEAAGNENGVKEENNVISEGESKDYHEKAAALPTYDLENFEDGKADEYKRETQHKHPFPCTGFQTAANDLVSEITNIETHNFDQPLESVLEGKDDPHDQPCNQKGEAEGSLPHDEVLNTDPGESSSVANETVEECIISSSLEEQETTKNGRSDQNEDKTQLINSELALADKGIVSDTDDQRDDSLVREMAASADGSNEEKHELMSAENQVENGFSNGGDWDEIPKVESSQIDATVSLLTDIPLSTPSSSLAAVIEPEDKCAVHTPESKLISNESDNAVKECDLKKTESCMQAVHEMQIDNVASSIESHPKEATEENLSGNNTSTDIVMDYSIKEDDINVRPDILHYDHTPPVEMGLHPTKFFGTATNHEEESSTENGLLYKAKGGVEKYSRKEIMEKCILQLGSSKLENGVDIAYAEGRMQGFESVEDKKECNAALTEQNSCEFVITEDSGVFELKTSEKGITKIAAFPESGIAQNVQPSLEALAFSNEKCADDQMVPSFHDETLSKATESIGRLSLESIPDKSNDGIELRKSPSFDFGVPFHRRSLESDQTPLLCPEKIPTRSSSVSSNAKFSNSLDYGSVAVEEKTIRMERSDSEAPLLGLLKNGENGDPKVTPETQQNHVAVMKGEELQTSQAKETSLTSPKGSGKRRARPSFFSTCICCTAATHY
- the LOC107831204 gene encoding uncharacterized protein LOC107831204 isoform X2 translates to MVNEMGNTKSSEAENAAVDAQQKGEAAGNENGVKEENNVISEGESKDYHEKAAALPTYDLENFEDGKADEYKRETQHKHPFPCTGFQTAANDLVSEITNIETHNFDQPLESVLEGKDDPHDQPCNQKGESSSVANETVEECIISSSLEEQETTKNGRSDQNEDKTQLINSELALADKGIVSDTDDQRDDSLVREMAASADGSNEEKHELMSAENQVENGFSNGGDWDEIPKVESSQIDATVSLLTDIPLSTPSSSLAAVIEPEDKCAVHTPESKLISNESDNAVKECDLKKTESCMQAVHEMQIDNVASSIESHPKEATEENLSGNNTSTDIVMDYSIKEDDINVRPDILHYDHTPPVEMGLHPTKFFGTATNHEEESSTENGLLYKAKGGVEKYSRKEIMEKCILQLGSSKLENGVDIAYAEGRMQGFESVEDKKECNAALTEQNSCEFVITEDSGVFELKTSEKGITKIAAFPESGIAQNVQPSLEALAFSNEKCADDQMVPSFHDETLSKATESIGRLSLESIPDKSNDGIELRKSPSFDFGVPFHRRSLESDQTPLLCPEKIPTRSSSVSSNAKFSNSLDYGSVAVEEKTIRMERSDSEAPLLGLLKNGENGDPKVTPETQQNHVAVMKGEELQTSQAKETSLTSPKGSGKRRARPSFFSTCICCTAATHY